The following proteins come from a genomic window of Bacteroidales bacterium:
- a CDS encoding Xaa-Pro peptidase family protein: protein MTEQQIHIRKIREEMQKTGADACLITSNVNLFYTTGQVLMGYLYIPLDHDPVLFVKRPVGLSGDHIVYVRKPEEIKDILERQGIFPPEKIMLEGDTMSHNEWLRYAAIFSSTEVINGTPAIQRARSIKTDAEVDLIRKSGRIHAQVYRKIPQLYRDGMTDLELSIEIEREMRHAGSYGIFRVFGQSMEIFMGSILAGDNAAAPSPYDFGLGGKGLHPSIPVGADNTPLRQGTSVMVDMGGNFTGYMTDMTRTYSIGRLPEKAYKAHQVALDIQDEIARMAVPGTICEDIYQKSLEMADKSGLSDCFMGTRQQAKFVGHGVGIEINEQPVLGVRSKTVLEPGMVLAVEPKFVIEGVGAVGIENTFVVTENNAEKLTILEEGIVNLDH from the coding sequence ATGACAGAACAACAGATTCATATCCGTAAAATACGGGAAGAAATGCAGAAAACAGGTGCAGATGCCTGTCTGATTACATCAAATGTTAATTTATTTTATACTACCGGACAAGTATTAATGGGGTATTTATATATTCCTTTAGATCATGATCCGGTATTATTTGTAAAACGTCCTGTCGGATTATCGGGGGATCATATCGTTTATGTGCGTAAACCCGAAGAAATTAAAGATATACTGGAAAGACAAGGTATTTTTCCACCGGAGAAAATCATGCTGGAAGGAGATACCATGTCACATAATGAATGGTTAAGGTATGCAGCTATTTTTTCTTCTACAGAAGTAATCAATGGAACACCGGCTATCCAAAGGGCCCGCAGTATAAAAACAGACGCTGAAGTGGATTTGATCCGGAAATCAGGCAGGATACACGCACAGGTCTATAGGAAAATTCCTCAGCTGTATCGCGATGGAATGACGGATCTGGAACTATCCATTGAAATAGAACGGGAAATGAGACATGCCGGAAGCTATGGAATTTTCAGGGTTTTCGGACAAAGTATGGAAATATTCATGGGGAGTATACTTGCTGGCGACAATGCAGCAGCACCATCTCCGTACGACTTTGGATTAGGTGGGAAAGGGCTTCATCCTTCCATACCGGTGGGTGCTGATAATACTCCGCTCAGGCAGGGTACAAGTGTTATGGTAGATATGGGCGGTAATTTTACCGGTTATATGACCGATATGACACGTACTTATTCAATTGGCCGGCTTCCCGAAAAAGCTTACAAAGCGCATCAGGTTGCTTTGGATATCCAGGATGAAATCGCCCGGATGGCTGTTCCGGGAACCATCTGTGAAGATATTTATCAAAAGTCCTTGGAAATGGCGGATAAAAGCGGTTTAAGCGATTGTTTCATGGGAACCAGGCAACAAGCCAAGTTTGTCGGACATGGTGTTGGAATTGAGATCAATGAACAACCGGTGTTAGGTGTTCGTTCGAAAACGGTATTGGAACCAGGAATGGTATTGGCTGTTGAACCTAAATTTGTAATAGAAGGAGTAGGAGCTGTTGGTATTGAAAATACTTTTGTTGTAACCGAAAATAATGCTGAAAAATTAACTATCCTGGAAGAAGGTATTGTAAATTTAGATCATTAA
- the gyrA gene encoding DNA gyrase subunit A: MQEEEKIISVNIEEEMKSSYIDYSMSVIVSRALPDIRDGLKPVHRRVLYGMSELGILSNKPHKKSARIVGEVLGKYHPHGDSSVYEAMVRMAQTWSMRYPLVDGQGNFGSMDGDSAAAMRYTEARMKKMAEEMMADIEKNTVDFQLNFDDTLEEPKVMPSGFPNLIVNGSSGIAVGMATNMAPHNLSETIDGIIAYIDNNDITIDGLMQYIKGPDFPTGAIIHGIQGIKDAYETGRGRVVIRARSEIEIQSSGREVIVFNEIPYQLNKASLIERIAELVNDKKLEGISYINDESDRDGMRIVVKLKKDANSNVVLNNLYKQTPLQSSFSINNIALVDGRPRQLNLKDLILHYVKHRHEVVIRRTEFDLKKALERLHILDGLLIAQDNIDEVIKIIRSSASPADAIKGLMERFNLSEIQSQAIVDMRLRALTGLERDKLQAEHDELTKMVSYYNDVLASEDLRMGIIKDELLIIKQKYGDERRTEIKPNAEEFNPEDFYADDDMVITISHLGYIKRTPLTEFRTQSRGGVGSKGSTTRRDEDFLEHLFHASMHNTLLLFTEKGRCFWVKVYELPEGNKTSQGRAIQNIINIDSDDQVRAYINVKTLAEEEYIKNHYIVMCSHNGVVKKTSLEAYSRPRQNGINAITIREGDSLIEAKLTNGKCDILLALLSGRAVRFPEEKVRDMGRTASGVRGITLSETMKDDRVIGMVCIEQGNIERQILVVSEKGYGKRSDIEDYRITNRGGKGVKTINITEKTGNLIAIKDAGDDEDLMIINKSGLTIRMHVSDIRIAGRATQGVKLINLRGNDTIASVTQVPRTDEEELDNTAGTDNPDSATSNETSES, encoded by the coding sequence ATGCAAGAAGAGGAGAAAATTATTTCCGTCAATATTGAGGAAGAAATGAAATCATCCTACATAGATTATTCTATGTCGGTTATTGTATCAAGAGCATTGCCTGATATCCGGGATGGGCTGAAGCCCGTTCACCGGAGGGTATTGTACGGAATGTCAGAATTGGGGATTTTATCTAATAAACCGCATAAAAAATCGGCGAGGATAGTAGGAGAGGTACTTGGTAAGTATCACCCTCATGGCGATAGTTCGGTATACGAGGCAATGGTCCGTATGGCCCAGACCTGGTCAATGCGCTATCCGTTAGTTGACGGGCAAGGAAACTTCGGCTCAATGGATGGAGATTCGGCTGCAGCCATGCGATATACGGAAGCCCGTATGAAGAAAATGGCTGAAGAGATGATGGCAGACATTGAAAAGAATACTGTCGATTTCCAGCTTAATTTCGATGATACACTGGAGGAACCCAAGGTCATGCCAAGTGGATTTCCAAATCTGATTGTCAACGGTTCATCAGGTATCGCTGTGGGGATGGCTACCAACATGGCGCCTCATAATCTTTCGGAAACCATAGACGGCATCATTGCATATATCGACAACAATGATATAACCATAGACGGCTTGATGCAATACATCAAAGGTCCTGATTTTCCTACCGGAGCGATCATTCATGGAATACAGGGTATCAAAGATGCTTATGAAACCGGACGTGGACGTGTGGTGATCCGCGCTCGTTCTGAAATCGAAATCCAGTCAAGCGGTAGAGAAGTGATTGTTTTTAATGAAATACCTTATCAATTGAATAAGGCTTCACTTATTGAACGGATTGCAGAATTGGTCAATGATAAAAAACTGGAAGGTATATCATACATCAATGATGAATCGGACCGGGACGGAATGCGTATTGTAGTAAAACTTAAAAAGGACGCAAATTCCAATGTGGTACTCAATAACTTATATAAACAAACTCCACTTCAATCTTCCTTTAGTATTAATAATATAGCGCTGGTAGATGGACGTCCCCGACAGCTTAACCTGAAGGATCTGATTCTCCATTATGTAAAGCACCGCCATGAAGTAGTGATCAGGAGGACAGAATTTGATTTGAAAAAAGCACTCGAACGCCTTCATATTCTTGATGGTTTATTGATTGCCCAGGATAACATTGATGAAGTGATCAAAATTATCCGTTCATCAGCCAGCCCGGCCGATGCTATAAAAGGATTGATGGAGCGCTTCAACTTAAGTGAAATACAATCCCAAGCCATTGTTGACATGCGCCTGAGGGCTTTAACCGGACTGGAACGCGATAAGTTACAGGCTGAACATGACGAGTTGACCAAGATGGTTAGTTACTATAACGACGTACTTGCTAGTGAAGATTTGAGAATGGGCATCATTAAGGATGAATTACTCATTATTAAACAAAAATATGGTGATGAACGTCGTACTGAAATCAAACCCAATGCCGAAGAATTCAATCCGGAAGATTTTTATGCTGATGATGATATGGTAATTACCATATCTCATCTGGGATATATCAAACGGACTCCTTTGACTGAATTCAGAACCCAGAGCAGGGGAGGAGTGGGGTCGAAAGGAAGTACTACCCGCAGGGATGAGGATTTCCTTGAACATCTTTTTCATGCATCCATGCATAATACTTTGCTGCTTTTTACAGAGAAAGGAAGATGTTTCTGGGTAAAAGTGTATGAATTACCTGAAGGTAATAAGACATCCCAGGGACGTGCCATCCAGAATATCATCAATATTGATAGTGATGACCAGGTAAGGGCATACATTAATGTCAAGACACTTGCGGAAGAAGAATACATTAAAAATCATTATATTGTGATGTGTTCGCATAATGGGGTTGTTAAAAAGACATCTCTTGAAGCATACTCCCGTCCACGCCAAAACGGCATCAATGCTATTACCATCAGGGAAGGCGACAGCTTGATCGAAGCCAAATTGACCAATGGAAAATGTGATATATTGCTGGCATTATTGTCAGGTCGTGCAGTAAGATTCCCTGAAGAAAAGGTCCGCGATATGGGACGAACAGCATCCGGTGTCCGTGGAATCACCTTATCGGAAACAATGAAGGATGACCGGGTAATTGGTATGGTTTGTATTGAACAAGGGAATATAGAACGACAAATATTGGTAGTCTCAGAAAAAGGATATGGAAAACGTTCTGATATAGAAGATTACCGTATTACAAATAGAGGCGGAAAGGGAGTCAAAACCATCAATATTACAGAAAAGACGGGTAATCTCATTGCTATCAAGGATGCCGGAGATGACGAGGATTTAATGATCATTAATAAATCAGGTCTTACCATCCGGATGCATGTATCGGATATTCGTATTGCCGGCCGTGCGACACAAGGTGTTAAGCTGATCAATCTGAGAGGAAATGATACCATTGCTTCTGTGACTCAGGTTCCCCGTACAGATGAAGAAGAACTTGATAATACGGCCGGAACGGATAATCCTGATTCAGCCACTTCCAATGAAACCAGCGAAAGTTGA